From Coccinella septempunctata chromosome 4, icCocSept1.1, whole genome shotgun sequence, a single genomic window includes:
- the LOC123311205 gene encoding uncharacterized protein LOC123311205, whose protein sequence is MELMKMNWIDTILVTLLAHLYLLINITPTYASSKDLFSEDPYADGSNTSSDSANIEDYIQLLSSVLMKPWPSGLSPLVYIEKEFDQILRNEDAQMYSESSNLSEDKRSKYYRKFPLKRQNKYLRYDAENRYMCLPSKEEVFKLFVALHETQQGKRGKTVSFCNRKRPARAVFTNIRFLGK, encoded by the exons ATGGAGCTAATGAAAATGAATTGGATAGATACGATATTGGTTACTCTCCTAGCACATCTCtaccttttgatcaatattaCACCGACTTATGCCTCATCGAAAGATTTATTCAGTGAAGATCCATATGCAGATG GATCGAACACTTCATCAGATAGTGCCAACATAGAAGACTACATCCAACTTCTATCTTCTGTTCTGATGAAGCCTTGGCCTTCTGGACTGAGCCCCCTGGTCTACATAGAGAAAGAATTCGACCAGATCTTGAGAAATGAAGATGCTCAGATGTATTCTGAATCTTCCAATTTATCGGAAGACAAGCGCTCAAAGTATTACCGCAAATTTCCCTTAAAACGACAAAACAAATACTTGAG ATATGATGCCGAAAATCGTTATATGTGCCTTCCTTCCAAAGAAGAAGTCTTCAAACTCTTCGTGGCACTACACGAAACTCAACAAGGAAAAAGAGGGAAAACTGTGAGTTTCTGCAACAGAAAAAGGCCAGCGAGAGCCGTTTTCACAAATATCAGGTTTCTGGGAAAATAG
- the LOC123311201 gene encoding uncharacterized protein LOC123311201 produces the protein MFEIRFYIFAKIFLIVFHVSIGSSETQEIVVQRENLEEKLKTIDFGDVCGGTITESRFLLKSPGYPQSYPSNLSCQLSLNGRNCSAYYKFQFIDFNIEKSPGCVKDRLEIGLLDALCGTKNGTKTYLAKNGTLALHFKTDEEYSGGGYEILVTRIEECINEQSDSHQGPITRTGQRINNDLNLRQCCLKNLQTSQHFTLKSPNFPQSMSYPDDCILQIHKASSDICRLRIIFKFFWFGNSLDCSEGFLQIDGKIICGCKKELKLLSVFEENVKILRFSSRGLVRNSYSGFVAEIFQDECPKKVRMVQFDVDNQTVLNLPKPAQDVKFHTPSENLYSFENSEVEREPNDFLATEDISGFLGNNANNFDSCLQWNQAQFDEIFYGKNIEMENCQSSESRTREDKKCLKFIEPRGFIFSPGYPFFYPGNLRTCYRFDKLPGSCAVRFHFFDFRIGRSESCFQERLEVGERAYCGFDLWNKIVTLEFRNKDSVHLDFITTTPKCVQGFKAFYEYLPCEEISTPAPLPPPMTRIFPVPPPVTEKPKQQCGGVVKKEIFSLTNEEGSSECVFIVEKFSEEVCQLILNFERFSLDCSSEIFKVNGKPYCGSQIGTVEVDAEEFPVEITYSNVGYKRGGVFKILGVQDTMSCSIPEPPAQLN, from the exons ATGTTTGAAATTCGTTTTTACATTTTCGCGAAAATATTTCTGATCGTATTCCATGTAAGCATAGGATCTAGTGAAACACAAGAAATTGTCGTCCAGCGTGAAAATCTCGAGGAAAAGTTGAAAACCATCGATTTTGGTGATGTTTGTGGCGGAACCATAACAGAGTCCAGATTTCTACTTAAATCTCCTGGATATCCGCAGTCATATCCATCTAATTTGAGTTGTCAGTTGAGTCTCAATGGGAGAAATTGTTCGGCGTACTACAAATTCCAATTTATTGATTTCAACATCGAAAAATCCCCTGGTTGTGTGAAAGATAGATTGGAAATTGGACTCTTAGACGCTCTGTGTGGAACTAAGAATGGCACAAAAACATATTTGGCCAAGAATGGAACTTTGGCGTTACATTTCAAAACGGATGAAGAATACTCTGGTGGAGGTTATGAAATACTAGTAACAAGAATCGAAGAGTGTATCAACGAACAGTCAGATTCACATCAGGGACCCATCACAAGGACTGGACAGAGAATAAATAACGACCTGAACCTGAGGCAATGCTGTCTGAAAAACCTGCAAACATCCCAACATTTCACCTTAAAATCTCCGAATTTTCCTCAAAGTATGAGTTATCCTGATGACTGTATTCTGCAGATCCACAAGGCATCCTCTGACATCTGTCGACTAcgaatcattttcaaatttttttggttCGGTAACTCTTTGGACTGCAGCGAAGGTTTCCTACAGATCGATGGTAAAATTATTTGTGGGTGCAAGAAGGAGTTGAAACTCCTATCGGTATTCgaagaaaatgtgaaaattttgaGGTTTAGTAGCAGAGGACTGGTGAGAAATTCTTATAGTGGCTTTGTAGCTGAGATTTTCCAAGACGAATGTCCTAAAAAAGTGAGGATGGTACAGTTTGATGTTGATAATCAGACAGTCTTGAATCTACCTAAACCTGCACAGGATGTAAAATTTCACACACCCTCAGAAAATTTGTATTCTTTTGAGAACTCAGAGGTGGAGAGAGAACCCAATGATTTTCTTGCAACTGAGGATATCAGTGGATTTTTAGGCAACAATGCGAATAATTTCGACAGTTGTCTTCAATGGAATCAGGCCCAATTCGACGAAATCTTTTACGGAAAGAACATAGAAATGGAAAACTGTCAGAGTTCTGAGAGTAGAACCAGAGAGgacaaaaaatgtttgaaattcaTTGAACCGAGAGGATTCATCTTCAGTCCTGGCTATCCTTTCTTTTATCCTGGAAATCTGAGAACCTGCTACAG GTTCGATAAACTTCCAGGATCTTGTGCAGTTAGATTCCACTTTTTCGATTTTAGAATAGGACGTAGTGAGTCATGTTTTCAGGAACGATTGGAAGTGGGGGAAAGAGCTTATTGTGGCTTCGATTTGTGGAATAAAATAG TCACCCTAGAATTCCGAAATAAGGATTCTGTGCATCTGGATTTCATAACGACAACCCCAAAATGTGTACAGGGTTTCAAAGCGTTCTACGAATACTTGCCTTGTGAGGAAATATCAACTCCAGCTCCCTTGCCTCCTCCAATGACTAGAATCTTTCCTGTGCCTCCACCTGTCACCGAAAAACCGAAACAGCAATGTGGGGGTGTggtgaaaaaagaaattttcagtTTAACAAACGAAGAGGGAAGTTCAGAATGTGttttcatcgtggaaaaatTCAGTGAG GAAGTTTGTCAGCTAATCCTGAATTTCGAAAGATTTTCATTGGACTGCTCCTCGGAGATCTTCAAAGTTAACGGAAAACCGTATTGTGGCAGCCAGATTGGCACAG TTGAGGTTGATGCTGAAGAATTTCCGGTTGAAATCACGTATTCCAACGTTGGTTATAAAAGGGGAGGCGTCTTCAAAATCCTTGGTGTTCAAGATACAATGAGCTGTTCGa taCCGGAACCTCCAGCTCAGCTGAATTGA